AGGGCTGCTTGGTTCCGCCCATCGATTCATCGCCATCCAGCAGGCGCAGCAGCATCGCATCGGCGGAGCCCAGCGTCTGTTCATGGATCGGCGGCCCGGACATACGGTGCATGACCGACGTCATGTCGCGGCCATTGCCGGTCGTGTAACCCATCTCGTTCCAGAGTTCCTGCGTATTGACGTCCTTGCCGAGATGCTTTGCAACCATACCGCTGAACGCACGCATCGGGTCGGACACGTCGGCCAGCAGGTCGGTCAGGCGGTCACCGTCAAGGTCGGTCGCGAGGACGATGCAATCGCGCTTCTCGATCAGGTCCCACAGCATCAGGCCGAAATTCGTGTCAGCGATATGCTGTTCGATCTGACCGCCCCAGTTCTCCATGCCCTTCTTGAAGTCCTTTGGCAGCAGGGCGATGATGCGGTCCACGGCCTCCTTGTGCTCGACATAGCCGTCGACGGCGTATTTGCGGCCGACCTTGAACTTCGTGCCCTGCAGCAGCCAGGAATGCAGGCCGGCATTGATACCGTCCTCCATGGCCTGGGTCGGCTTCATGGCGACACGGCCAAGCTTGCCGCTCTTGTGCACCATTTCCAGGAACAGGCGGTTGGCATAGGCCATCTGCACGCCCGGCGTATTCATCTCGGAATGCACGATGCCGGTCTTCGGATCGACATTGAACTTTGCCCGGTCCTGGGAATACGGCAGGCAGGGCATGCAGCGGACAACCGTAATCCGGCCGTAGGGGCGGACGTTGCAGAAGACGCCGGCCTGGGTGCGCAGCGGCGCATTCGCCGACTTGCCCATGACAACAACCTTGCCGCCCTTGCCGTCATTGACATAGGCATCGCCCGCCGTCGACCATTTGATCGACGTGCAAGGCATATTGCCAAACCAGCCGAGCGACGCCAGCTTCGTATCGTGGCGGTACTGCGACCACATCGGCACGGCGTAGAACGGCAGGCCCAGGATATCGATCGCGGCAATCGTGCCCAGCAGCGCATAGGCATCGGTCAGGGAATGCGCAACCGGCTTCACGGAGCCGTCATGGTTTCCGCCCTTCCAGACCACAGCATCGGGGTAGCCCTCCGGCTTGACATCCGCCGGCTCGAAAAGCCCCTCAAGCAGACCGAACAGGTCGCCGCCGTCAGCCTCGGTCCGAGCAATTTTCATCAAATCTAGCATATTGGTTTGTTCCCGTTGATTTATGGGGTTGTGAAAGCCGCGTATCCGTCGGGCGGAACTGGCAGCCACATTACCCTGCGCTTTCCCTGCGGGCAATAATAGGCCGGAGACATTGTTTTAATTTAATCTGAACCGTTCATCTGCTAGACCCCATTACGGGTTGGACGACGTTTCGCAGGAGAATTCGATGAATAAAATCAAGGTTACAAATCCGGTTGTCGAACTCGATGGCGATGAGATGACCCGGATCATGTGGGCCTTCATCAAGGAAAAGCTGATACTGCCCTATCTCGATATCGACCTGATCTATTTCGACCTGGGCATGGAAAACCGGGATGCGACGAATGACCAGGTGACTGTCGATTCCGCCAACGCCATCAAACAGCATGGCGTCGGCGTGAAATGCGCGACGATCACACCGGACGAAGGGCGCGTGCAGGAATTCAACCTCAAACAGATGTGGCGGTCGCCGAACGGGACGATCCGGAACATCCTGGGCGGTACGATTTTTCGCATGCCCATCATCTGTCAGAACGTCCCGCGGCTGGTGCCCGGATGGACCCACCCGATTGCTATCGGCCGCCACGCCTATGGCGACCAGTACCGGGCAACGGATTTTCTGGTTCCCGGCAGGGGAAAACTGACGCTGCGCTTCGAACCCGAAGACGGTGGCGAGACAATCGAGCGCGAGGTATTCCGGTTCGAGGAACCCGGCATCGCCATGGCCATGTACAATCTGGATGAATCCATCGCCGGTTTTGCCCGGTCGTGCTTCAATTACGGATTGAGCCTCGGCTGGCCGGTTTTCCTGTCGACCAAGAACACGATCCTCAAGGTCTATGA
This window of the Alphaproteobacteria bacterium genome carries:
- a CDS encoding NADP-dependent isocitrate dehydrogenase, with the translated sequence MNKIKVTNPVVELDGDEMTRIMWAFIKEKLILPYLDIDLIYFDLGMENRDATNDQVTVDSANAIKQHGVGVKCATITPDEGRVQEFNLKQMWRSPNGTIRNILGGTIFRMPIICQNVPRLVPGWTHPIAIGRHAYGDQYRATDFLVPGRGKLTLRFEPEDGGETIEREVFRFEEPGIAMAMYNLDESIAGFARSCFNYGLSLGWPVFLSTKNTILKVYDGRFMDIFQEIFDNEFKEQFDAKGIIYQHRLIDDMVASSLKWSGEYVWACKNYDGDVQSDTVAQGFGSLGLMTSVLLTPDGRTVESEAAHGTVTRHFRQHQQGDETSTNPIASIFAWTRALSYRGKFDDTPEVTKFAETLEKVCIDTVESGFMTKDLAILIGEDQRWLTTRGFLDRIDRNLQAAL